One Ficedula albicollis isolate OC2 chromosome 15, FicAlb1.5, whole genome shotgun sequence genomic window carries:
- the MLEC gene encoding malectin: protein MKLPILRSNAEDQILYQTERYNEETFGYEVPIKEEGDYVLVLKFAEVYFAQSQQKVFDVRLNGHVVVKDLDIFDRVGHSTAHDEIIPMSIKKGKLSVQGEVSTFTGKLHIEFVKGYYDNPKICALYILQGTVEDVPKLQPHPGLEKKEEEDDEDDYDDGSSVKKQANKNRVQSGPRTPNPYASDNSSLMFPILVAFGVFIPTLFCLCRL from the exons ATGAAACTGCCAATCCTGCGGTCCAACGCAGAAGACCAGATTCTGTACCAGACGGAGCGTTACAATGAGGAGACCTTTGGCTATGAAGTTCCCATCAAAGAGGAGGGTGACTATGTGCTAGTGTTGAAGTTTGCAGAGGTCTATTTTGCACAGTCTCAACAGAAG GTATTTGATGTTCGCTTGAATGGCCACGTGGTCGTGAAAGACTTGGACATTTTTGACAGAGttggacacagcacagctcatgATGAGATCATTCCCATGAGTatcaaaaagggaaaactgagTGTCCAGGGAGAGGTTTCAACATTCACAGGAAAGCTGCACATTGAGTTTGTAAAG GGCTACTATGACAATCCAAAAATCTGTGCCCTATACATCCTGCAAGGAACAGTGGAAG ATGTTCCAAAGCTGCAGCCACACCCAGGTctggagaaaaaagaggaagaggatgatgaagatgacTATGATGATGGCTCCAGTGTTAAAAAACAGGCAAATAAGAACCGGGTTCAATCGGGCCCACGCACACCAAACCCCTATGCCTCGGACAACAGCAGCCTCATGTTTCCTATATTGGTGGCCTTTGGTGTCTTCATTCCTACCCTCTTCTGCCTCTGCCGATTGTGA